The sequence CGTAATGCTTTTATCTTTTTATATGGAAGCATTATGTATTGTGCCCATCCTGTTTTAATGCCTTTTGTTTACTCGGTTTAGCGAGTATTAAAACGGAGATTAAAAAGGAAATTCCTATAGTGATCTTTAAAGCATTTTTTGTCCTCTGGGACACCTAAATATTTTACCAAAATGTCTTTTAAAATAATAAGCTTGGAGTATAAAAAATATTTAGTAATTTATAAAAAAAGAGGGCTATTGAAGAGTTATCTTTCTAAATAACATATCCATGAGTATTTTATCACTAATATTACATTATTACAAATTTTTTTTATAGGGATATAGAGACTTTAGCTTCCCAGACAATTTCGGATCAATTTTAAATCGCTTAGCTTATCCAAATCAATCATTATTTCAGGAAATGATACCCTCACTGCAATAGAATTATAGCCAAGTATTTCAGTTACCCGTTTTTCTGCTTCCTCTATGGTTAGCGTTTTAAATAAGAATTTTAATATAAATTTTAATCCTAACTTTTTAGCGTTTTCCCAGTTATTTTTTCTATTATTAAATAAATCTTGAATTAATGCTTTATTTTCAAATAATACTTCTGGTTTAAAAAATACAATATTTCCTCCGCAGAAAGTTCCTTCTTTCATTTTTACATAAGTTCTCACCGTTTCAGGGTATTTTTTTATAATTTTTTCTTTGGTAATGATAGGATAACCGATGTAAGCTTTTCTTTCGGTACAAATTCTTAAAAATTCATCAATTGCTTCGGAAGTGATCAGGGGAATATCGGAGGTTAAGAGCAATAAATTATCCGAAGAATTAAAATAATTCAACCCAATTTCCATATTTTCAAGCAAAGAATTAC comes from Candidatus Atribacteria bacterium and encodes:
- a CDS encoding molybdopterin-guanine dinucleotide biosynthesis protein A: MFNALILAGTKERGPLEIAENVDNKALIMINNKPMIEYIVDALNRSKSIDKILVVGTKKELSPLIGKKVEEILNSGNSLLENMEIGLNYFNSSDNLLLLTSDIPLITSEAIDEFLRICTERKAYIGYPIITKEKIIKKYPETVRTYVKMKEGTFCGGNIVFFKPEVLFENKALIQDLFNNRKNNWENAKKLGLKFILKFLFKTLTIEEAEKRVTEILGYNSIAVRVSFPEIMIDLDKLSDLKLIRNCLGS